The genomic window cttcgtTTTAAAACTCTTATCAGTCCTGGATAAAAATGTTGCCTAAGGATTCTAAGTCCTTTGGCCCCACCTGAGACAAATGCTGAATGGAACCACTTTTCATGACCTCCACTGCTGCCTCTGAGGTCCACGTCATCGTCAGTTTTTGCCTGTTCTATTGCAGTGGCCAACTGATCTAACCACCCCATCccttctccacacagcagccagaggtcTCTAGAACCAGGTCAGGTCAGGTCTTTGGCTACCTGCCACCCAGAGAATCGCATACCCAGAttcctgatcacagctcacagcaccCGCTCTGGTCAAAACATGGTGTCAGGTCCCTTTGCCTTTGTGGGTCCCTTTCTCTGCCTGACAGGAGTTGAGCCTCTTCACCCAGGTCTGGGCTCAGACACTGAGGCCTTCCCCACCTCCCCGCCCAAGGTAAGTGTCCAGCACAGGTGCTTGatagcagtgtttttttttaaacagtaggTTTCATCTGTTAGGTTGTAAAATCAGTTTGGTAGGTCATGGCCGACagtttgttttcaactttttattttgaagtaattatagattcacaggaggTTGCATAGGAGGTTGTCTAGGGAGGTCCTGGGTacccttgccccagcctcccccaaTGTTAACACCTTATACACTACAGCACAGCATCAGGACGcagaaattgacattggtacagTCTACAGAACATACTCAGTTTCCCCAGTTACATCTGTACTCCTTTGTGTACCTAACTCTACACAATTTTAACTTCATGTATAGCCCTGTGTAACCACCAGTCAGGCTGACAGATGGTTTTCAACACCACAGGACTCCCTCGTATGAACCACCCCCTCACCATCCCTAACCTAAACCCCTGGTAACCTTTAATCTGTTTTCCATCTCTATAATTACATTATTTCACCaatgttacataaatggaatcctGCTACATGTATGTTTTCAAGATTGGCTGTTTTTGCTCTGAAGAATTTCCTTGAGTTTCATCTGAGTTGCTGTGTGTACAGCAGTTACTGAAAATGGCACTATATCACATACAGTACGGATACatattgttttgtatttcaaCAATAATATGCTATATATAACAGTCTATGCCAGATAATAATGTAAAATACTTATTATTAATATGGGGTTTTatccaaaacatttatttttatttttaaaacatttatttagagatggggtcttgctctgttgcccaggctggagtgcagtggcacgatcatagctgactgcaacctcaaactcctatcctcaagtgattcttctgcctcagcctcccaagtagctgagattacaggtgtgagccaccacacttagcaCCTGTCCAAAAAGTTTGAAAGATATTGCTCTTATTAcagtatttgttttcttcataccACCACCATAAAATACCAAACTGCTTCAGAAATtaccaccattttatttttatttattttgagacaggatattgctctgtcacccaggttgaagtgcagtggggcacaatcatggctcactgcagcctcaaactcctgggctcaaacaatcctcctatctcagcctccgaagtagctggaactacaaatgcacgccaccatgcatagctcatttattttttgtagagatggggtcttgttacgttgcccaggctggtctcgaactcctgggctcaagcaatcctcccacctcagcctcccaaagtgctgggataacagccgtgagccaccacatccagccaccGTTTTAAATTCCTATTTATTGATGTTTAATGTCTGTCTTTTACCCAAACTACAACAGAAACTCTTTGAAGACAACTTGTCTGTTTCAAAACTGTGGTCTTATAAGCCTCAAACCCTGTCCAACATGTGGACACTCAGATGTTGTGAAGCAATTGACATAGAAACAAATGCAGGAACATCCTGTCCAGAGAGATTATCTGTTGATGTGGAACTTGAGTAGTGAAGGAGGAGGCAAAACATGATAGTCACACTACAGAGGCAGGACTTAATGCTTCCTAACAGAGCATGCAGCCGCACAATGCATACCTTGCTAAACAAGCAGGTGGCAGGGAGCGTGGCTGCACTGAGGGGAAGCCCCTCATGGACTGGGGTGCTGGCTGGCATGCCCTGGCTTTTGCTGCACTCTCCAGCTCTGCCCCAGGAACCTGAAGGCAGCTGCTGCAATCCCAGGCATCACATGCAGGCTGCaaactcattttattattttatctttgagacaagagtctcactctgtcgcccaggctggagtacagtggcacgatctcagctcactgcaacctctgcctctggggttcaagcaattctcctgtctcagcttcccgagtagctgggatcacaggcacgtgccaccatgcccagttaatttttgtatttttaatagagatggggggtttcaaccatgttggccaggctggtctcaaactccagacctcaagtgatccacccaccttggcctcccaaagtgctgggattacagcagacTGCAAATTCAGATGCCCCGTCCCTGTGTTTAAGAGTAAGAAAAACCTTGTAGATCTCTAGCagtcttcctctcttccctcactGGGTGGAAATGCTCATTATTAAACCAGCCACAGCCATGCTGGAGGCACCCTGGTTGCCTTAGACACATCAGTACTCCCCTGATGATGGGGGAACGCTGGCTCCTCTTTAGATGCTCCTGCTCTTGGGATCCCGTGAgcacaacccccacccccacccccactgttCACAGACACAGGGGCTCTTAGGGAGCACAGGAGAAAACACACTCAAGCAGGGAAATACTGTTCTTTAATGGACACCCTTCTAACGTGATAGATTATTCTGCCCCAAAGAACAAATTAAAAGATATTCAACTTGCTGCCTGTGTCCAGGAAGAGAGCAGGGAGGGTGCTGGGCACAGACCCAGCCTAgccctcagcatcacacaacagGGCCACCATAGGATGAGAAACCATTCTATTAGTAATAAACAGACCTCTTCAAGAAATAGTGTTTTTGGTGgttcatacattttaaaacacttaacAAGAGAATAAGCATACAAATTTCTAATACTGTCCAGGTACAACACTGTTACACACAAAATCTAACAAGTGTGAACTTAATTTTCAGCTTCTATTTGAAATCAGATGAAATAGCTTTTGATACATTAACCACCAGGGGAAATTTTGAGGGAAGGAGTGCTTAATTCCATATGTCTTGGACTTGGATTTCTTCAGCTGAGTCCACAAACCCTCTTTATGCAAGGTTGTGTGTTCTGTAGCTGTGTGCATTTCTTAAAAACCAGAGTCTCCAGGGGCCGACCTGGGAGCCTAAGAAGTGAAGCCTGCTGGTGCAGAGGGGCCAGCAAGCCCTACCTGCTCGGCACACCTGCCTGCATGTGCAGTGGAACTGAGCGAGTGGAGCAGAGTGTGAGCACTCACAATGCTCACCAAACCTGGGACGTGGCAGGCAGTTTCCCAAGGACTAGGAAAGACATTCACAGTGGCACAACTGTTTAGCTACCTCATTATGACCCACCTGTGTGTCCACACAGGTCAGGGCTACCCTTCAGTTTACCTGAGAAGCCTAGACCTCAGGACCGCCATCTCctatgctaccatgcccagcctgacctGGCTGCTCACAAGTACCTGCCATAATGCTTGGCCTCCTGGAAGCTCTAAAGCGGTGCAATTGTCCTGCAGAACATCGCAGTGTCAGGGTATCCTGCATGCAGGTGAGGGGTGGGCAAGTAGGGCTAGCAATGTCCTGCTCCATGTTCCTGTGAGCAAGAGCTCACAGGGACCCACCAGACTGTGTAGGCTGGTCACAGTCCCCAGGGCTGTGCAACAGCAACTTGAAACAGACTGAGGAAGCTGCACAGGCCAATGGCAGGGATGCTTGTCACTCGTCCTTCTCCTGTGGCAGAGGGAGATGCCAGTCTGGAGGGGGGCTCTGCCTCGGGGCCCACACCAGGATGTGCTTCCGTGCAGCCCGGACTCGTGCCCGCTCGCTCTCACAGAGGGATTGCTGTGCAAATGAGACTCTAGTCACTCCCCAGGCTCTGAGCACCCTCAAGACCCCTGTACCTCCCCCCTCTCATCACCCTCTGAAACACAGATGGACAGGCAGGGCCTATGGTACACACCACTCTGCAGCACAGCTGCTTCCACCTACTATACCTTGGCGATTCTTCCATATTAGCGCACAGAGATGgagatcattttttttctcacaagcTACTGTGAAAAACTACTGAATAGGTCATAATAATTTgaggaatttttaaatatcttctccTGGACCTCAGGGCTCAATGGCTCTGGTTGACCTCGTGAGTCTGGGGCATATTCACCTGCTGAGAGTGAGCCTGGGGGTGCTgggtggagaggagagaagagtcTGAGAGAGCAGCTGTGGGGAGCTGCAGGGAGGAGTGTGttagggagaagggaggaagacgGGGAAGAAATACATGTCCTGGGTATCCTGGAAGGGTGGGAAGAGTCCAGAGGACAGACCACCCGCCTGAGTGGTGCCACAAGTGCCACTTAACCCATCAGCTTCTCTTGGCTACTGTCTCCCAATACAGACACAAGTCAGTGTATCACAACATGGGTGACCTTTGCTGTCAGCCCTTGGTAGGTATCAGGTGCTATGTGAGCCTCTTTACACAGATAACTTAATCTGTCTACATGTCTGTCTTTGTTCAAGCTCTATTgcctcaaataaaatattttgatcgTGTTTAAAAAGCTATCAGAAATGTAGTACAGAATATTAAAgattcccaaatgtccattcccaATGCGGCAGTTAACAGCTTCCCTGATATCTTTTTTTGGTCCACATTTTAGAGCTAACATGTTTCCCTAAAGATAGGATAATCTTTTGCTGGCTAGTCTActtcctgctttcttttcacTAAACAATACACTGTAGGCACTTTTCCATACCCAGGGAGATGACCGACCATTCTTTTCAAAGGCTATCTGGTATTTCACTTTGTGGAAAAAGCTATTTGGTCAAATGTCTATTAGtgaaatttaggttgttttcagcTTTTGCAGTATCAAAAACATAATTAGCATTCTAACTTTTAACTGTACACTGTTATCCAATTACTTCCCTGGGATAAAGTTCCAGAAGTAAAACTTAAGGTCAAAAGGTATGTATCTGACATTTACATAATCAGAACACCTGACACCCCCACCAACACTGCACAACTACCCAGAATTCTTCAAACCTCTATCAACACCACTTTCTGCTGTTACTGTCATTTAGACTTATATACCTGACACCTGgccatttgattttttctttttttttcttgagagggagtcttactctgttgcccaggctggagtgcagtgacacgatctcggctcattgcaacctccgcctcccaggttcaaacaattctcctatctcagcctcccgagtagctgagattacaggtgtttgccaccatgcgtggctaattttcgtatttttagtagagatggggtttcgccatgttgccaggctggtctcaaactcctgacctcaggtgatctgcccacctcggcctcccaaagtgctaggattacaggcatgagccaccatgcccaggcttttctccttttttattatttttataaagatggagtctcaccatgttgcccatggctggtctcaagctcctgggctcaagcgatccccttgcctcggcctcccaaagtgccgagattacaggtgcccaccaccatgcccagctggctttcttttttaatgaattgCTTCTTTGTGTCCTTTGGCCATTTTTCCATTCTGAAATAATCCCTATATTtcttattgatatatatataacagctctttatacacacacacgcacatatatatacattaaagTTATCAATCTCTTGCTATATAAGCTGTCagctttcttactttttttgacTTTCACATATTATGGAATagtcatcattttcttttatacaGCAGTCTGGTTTCCACATCAGTTCATCTCTTTCAGATCACTGTATACACTTAATAATGTTGAAGTGTTGATCAGTCCCATTGATTCTCATTCCTTGGCACTCCCCATGAGCCTCGCACCTTTCGGCTGgcttctctccatctcctctccCACAAGGGGTCCACCGTAGCACTGTATTCTACACTACAGTGTGGGTGCCAGGAGGGCAGAGACTCTTCTTATCACTCGTGCATCCCCAAGAGCACCCAATGTGGTACATATTTGCTGGACGAAAAAACAACTAGAACCACCTCCTTACCGGTCTCTCTGCTCCTGTAATATATTCTCTACACCCTAGCAAACAGATTGAACTTCTTTtaccctctctcttttttttcccccctgagacaggtctccctctgttatccaggctggtgtgcagtggtgtgaccatagctcactgcagctttgaactcctgggcttaggcgatcctcccgcctcaccctcccaagtagctgggaccacaggtgcacgccaccacactttGCTAACAGACTGatcttttaaagatataaatcGAATTATGCCTCCCAGCACACTTTAGACTAAACTCTAAACTCCGTATCAAAAGGCCCGCCAGGTCCCTGGTATACCGCTCTCCAACCATCCACCTACCCTCTGCTTCAGGAACCCAGGCCTTATCTGTTTCTCAGCGGTGTCTACCGGGGCTGGATGAAGGCTGGCTCCTGGTCACTCAGGACTCAGCAACATCACCTCCTGCGTAGGCCAGCTGATGACCCTAACACCGGACGGCTGCCCTCTTCCCTCTCTAAACCACTCTACACCCCCTCCTCGCTGGTCTCCTCCTTTGTCTTTCACGCCCTCTGAAAGTCCTGTTGATATGCTAATTTACAcaatctctcaaaagaaaggaagcGTGAGGAGGATAGGGACCCCGTCAGTCCCCGGCTAGGTCGCGGGGCATGGGGCGTGGAGGGGTGGGGAAAGCTGGGCCCCGCAAGGCGCTCCGAAGCGCCGCCCCGCTCCCTCCCGGCGCACCTGGGCCTCGGCGTTCCGGCGCTCCTCCCAGTCGCGGCAGCTGGCCAGGTCGCGCTGCCACTGTTCGCAGGCCGGCCGCTCGCCGTGGACGTAGTAGTGGTGTAGGAAGTGCCTGGCGCTGCGGCAGAGCTTCCACTCGGCGCGGTAGGCCTCGCAGGGGCGCGGCGGCTGCGGCGAGAGGCGGCGCCTGAGCGGGGCCCGGCGGCCGCGCCCTACGCCCCGAGCCAGTCCCGTTCCCTCCCTCCGGAAGACCCCGGTGGTTCCCGGCTCCGACCCAGCACACTCACCTGCCAGCCGCTGCCGTCCGCCATGTCTGGGCGACCGGCGCGCCAAGCCCGCCCCTCAGTCCGCCAGccaatgaaaaatgaagaaaacggCACCTCGTGATCGACTGACAGAAGAACTAATGAGCACCGACACATTCAATCACGTCTTCGCCCCCTTCTTCGAGAAGCGCCGACAAACAGGACGAGCAACCAATAGCAACCGAGGGCGGCTGCGGCGCGCGCGGAGGGCCGGGGTCGCAGGGTAAATCCGGGGCGAGACCTGGCGCGAAGCCTACGCGACCACCGCGACGACAGCGCCATTCACCCCGGGCCAGGCGGGCATCCTGGGCCGCGCAGCTACCTTACGTCAGCCGCCTCTCAAATCACACGGCTCTGGCCAGTTCTTTTCAGCAGCTTTATGAGATTTTCTCAAATCTCAACAATCCGGTATATTTTCAAAAGTACATACTGAGCATCAAGGTGGTGCAGCGAACCTCCCAGATCTGCAGCTCCAGCAGTCTTGCTTGAGCGTCCACTCAGGATGGAGGTGAACTCGCAAAGTAACTGAGATTGGTTGGGCATGACATATGGTGGATCTAGGGTTGAATGACCTCCCCAGGGAACGCAGGCTTGAAGTGGAGGCTGAGAATGCAATCCGAGTACAGCCATAGGCCGGTCAAAGGTATGGAGGCGGTGTGTAGCAGGGGTGAGCGGGGTAGGAGTGGCTTGGATGTCTGTAGTTCTATTCTAAGGGTGCGGGAGACATGTAACATTTACCTTATTcatttttcgagacagggtcttgctgtgtcacccaggcttagtgcagtggcgtggcgtgttcatggcttactgcaacctcaaactcctggactccgaACAGCTGGGACCAAAagcatgcacagcctcaccaggctaatttttaattttttttttttttttttgtaaagatggggtcttgctaagtTACCCAGGCTAGTTTGGCCTCAAGCGAccctctcactttggcctcccaaagtgctaggattataggcggaGCGCCAGTGCCTGGCTGGGACGTTTATAAAAAGGAGCAATGCACAAGAGGCAACAAAGGCAAGTAAAGAGGAGGCTGGTGGGCTTGCAGAAACGCCCTGCAGTACCTATGCTGCGGTTCTCCCACTTCACTGATAACAAATCCTCAGTATCCACTGATACAAATCCTGGGACTGCTGGGCCAGTCCCAGGAATGACACTGGGACAGACTCCCTGGAGGTGGATCAGAAAGCTGCAGTTTTACCAGGGGTCCTGCTGTTGAGGCAGCCGGCTCAAGGACCAAGCCCAAATAAGACACTGAGAGGAAGGCTGCAGGCCAGGGTGCAGGAGTAATGACCAGGATCAGTGCTCCAACTGGCCCCACTGTGTCATTAAAAGGCTCTGCAATGGAATCCATCCTGGTCCAGGCAGGGGAGTGTGCCTCCAGCAAAGGACCAGGCGTTTCACTGCATACACAGCAGGTGTTGCTTAGTGAAGACAAAAACCCAGAGCCAGAGGTACTGTAACATTCTTCATTATGCATAAAGTGACAGTCTGTTAGCTGATGTGATCCTGCAAATGAAGGCTGTCTACCCACCAAGGGTTTCTCCCTCTGCTAGTAAAACTGAGACTTTGTCAGTGGAGGCTCAGGTAAGTCCCCACAGTGCTCATGCCTTCCAAAACCACGCCCATTTCCAGTGATGATGGTTTGTGCCACAGGCCAAGTACTGAACATCATGACACTCATAGACACTCTTCACTGAAGACGTGGATAGACCCTGGGGCCACCATTCTCTCCTCTCTGGAGTGTTGGAGGGGCCCTGACCAGGGCAGGACCCCCATGTCTGGAAGCAGGGTTAGCCCTGGCTCATGGGGGACCCTGCTGGGCTTAGCCATTGCCACCTAGGGATCAGGCAGCCTTGTTTCTTCCTACTTTCTCCAGGAGAAGCCCCAGAGGGACACTTTTCTAATGGTGAGATGGAACACGGAGCACCTGCCAACAGGCCTTCAGTTATGGTCAGAGGCCCAACCACCAGTCTGTGTTAGTACCTAATCAAACATTTAGATTTAGGCTTTAGTTATTGCCTGTTTTTACTTGAAATTCTTGGCTTAGAATTATTCccaatggggccaggcacagtggctcatgggaacaaatttaaaataatcagattAGCATGTCAAAAGATCTCACGTTATAGAAAGTGAAGATCTAAGACCAAATAAATACTGATAAAAAATACAGGCCAGCAGAAGCTTGGatgatttaataaattaaaattgggAGTTGGGGAgtagggaagaaggagaggaacaTCTCTTTAGCATTTGTTCATTCTAACATTCACATGTTTGCTTCTCCATGGAGTTGTTTCACTATGAACAGGTTCACTAAGGAGCCAGTTATGTCCATATGAAATGAGAATAAAAGTGCAAACTCATTCAGATCAGGTTCTTCTGAGtggtgtttttgaaaaaaatatgtaaaataaaaatagaaacattcttTGTCAAATACTTAAATTGCAGCCACAGTAGTGGGACAGCCACTACTTATAGAACACATGTCTATTTAAAGCCTTTTTTTAGGCCAAAGACTGACACCTATGCAATTGATgtaggaaaagaaaggataaatgaagaaaaagaaagaacacttcATGTTAGACAATTTAGTCACCTTCATAGGTTTTGACAGAATTAGGGATGCAGAATTGCTCCTGCTGAGGCAGTGGGAGCTCCCCTCAAGCTGAAAGCGTGAAGAGGTGAGGAGGCAGCTATCTACAGGCCCTCAGGGACAGCTCTTTGTCTTTCCCCAAATCAAGCATACAACTACAAAGTCCTGCTGCTCCACTTCCAAGTCAAACTTAATAATTCTTAGGTAACTCTAAATAAATCTTAAGTAACAGAGTATTCTCTGATGAGGCTCGTCCCTGTCAGTGCCAGTAACTAAAAGCCAAGATGTTGCAAatgattcttttattattttccaatcaGCCAACAGTCCTCACTTagggctttcttccctttttacgCAATGACTGTCCTTCTCCAGAGAAAGCGACGAAtctgcctccagcttcatcctaGGTTTGAAGAGAAGATACTATTTTCAGAAACTCCCTGGAGGTTTACAATAAATGccttactctatggactcacgtACCATCCACATTACTCATAAGAAATATCTCAGGCTGGACACGatagctgacacctgtaatcccagcactttaggaggcctaggtgggaggatcacttgagcccaggagttcaagaccagcctgggcaacatagtgagatcccatctctaccaaaaatagctCAGTGTGGTatgtgcctatgatcccagctacttgggaggctgagacgggaggatggtttgagccagggccatagtgagctatgattgtgccactgctccagcctggatggcagagcaacagagcaagaccctgcctcaaaaaaaaaaaaaaaaaaaaaagtctgtaagtTCATCACCCAAAAACATTTCAGGTCACTTTTCTGTACATGCTTAAAGAATTGTTTTCCCACTTAATTCTGAAATCTCATGCCAATAAACTTCCTGTCTAGTATACTCCCAAGGCTACAGAACTGAATTCTGTAAAAAAGAATTCCATGATGTAGGAGGGCCAGTTTTCTACCAGTGGACATTGTTGTGGTAAGCAGCTTAATGTATTTGCacacaactctgattttttttagagCTCAAATTCCTGGGTCAAAGTGTGTACACACTTTTAATGCTTTTAACATATAGAGACCAACCAGCCCTCAGAAACATTCCACTAAGCTATCCTTCCATCAGCAGAAAGAGGGATTGTTTTTTCCCAAACCTTTGAAAACTGCACatattttttttcacatgcttttatTGCTAGTCAGTCTGAGGCATTATCTCAACTTTTCCCTAGGAAGAAGAGGATTCTGGAATGTTCAACACACATCCCTGCACCTGGCTCCCCACTAACTGTAGCATGTTATACCTGCAATAGAGCACTGTTTAGTATTTATGTGGTCACATTCATGTAAATTTGAGTCACAGCTGCATTTAGTCTTCCTTTGCCGCACAGCCTTCCATTCATCCTGGTGTCAATAGCTGTGTTTGGCTTCTTCCTCTATTCAATCACAGCCTGCATTGCATGGAGTTCATCTGTTTTGACAAACCTGTGTCTCCTGGGCCTTCGCCCTGCCGTACCTGGACTGGCCTTTCTCTAGGTGCCGTACATGTTAGTGGGGGCTCCTTATTTCCTGGATTCTATGACTTTCTTATTTCTACCTTATTCCTTCATTTTAGTGAGGAACACCTCCTAGGAGCTTCCTGAGAAAAGATGCATGAGGATTATCTTCTTGTGAGTTCCTTTTTTCTAATCTCATATTTCATTGATAGGCTGGTTGGTATgttagtctgctagggctgccatataAAATGCCAAAGATAgggtggctcaaacaacagaaatttattcttcatagttttggaggctagaagtgcaggatcaaggtgtcagcaggtttggtttcctCTGACACCcttttccttggcttgcagatggctgccttcttgctgtgtcctcacatggcccttcctatgtccaaatttcctcttcttaaaaggacaccagaTTGAATTATGGCCAACTCTAATGgtcttattttaacttaattgctTCTTTAAATGGCCCTATCTGAgttactgggggttagggcttcaacacagaAACACTGGAGGGACACAATCCAGCTCATAAGAGTTGGTACAGAATTTTAGGTTGGAAAAAATTTCCCCTCAGAATTTTGAGTATATTGCTCCACTATCTTCTAGTTTCCTCTGTGTCCTGCTAAGATGATGTCcctttttttgggagacagggacttactgttacccaggctggagtgcagtggtgtgatctcagctcacagcagcctccacctcccaggctcaagtgatgctcccaacTCAGCAttaaagtagctgggactataggtgcgtgccaccatgcttggctaatttttaaaattttctgtagagacagggtctccctatattgcccaggctggtctcaaactcctgggctcagatgatcttcccgcatcagcctcccaaagtgttgggattacaggtgtgagccatggcgcttGGCTGATGATGTCCTTAATGCATGGTGATACCTCTGTTCTCTCTCTAGAAGCTTTAGGATCTTTCTTTGCCTCAAAGTGGggctattttcattcattttgctgGAACTCAGTGAGCCCTTCAAATCTGCAAAATTGTGCCCATCTTTGGGGAAactatttccctgatgatttctGCTCCTTTGGTTTCTGTGGCTGTTCTTCCCACAAATCCTCTATTATTTAGATGCTGGAATGGAAAGCTTTCTGACTGTGGCCTTCACTTCAGAGATAGTAGTCTAGAGACCTACTGGAGTCGAGCCTCCAGCCTtctgggatgggggagggagggtaaTGCAGCTCTAACTGCTTAGTAACAGAATTCTGTCTTTAGTCCCTCATTTCTAGAGGTGCCTTTTGAGAATTCCACAATCTACACAGAACTGCTTCTAGGCTTTCTATGGTCTACTAAGGTACCTGGGGCTTCCAAAGCCTTGTAGTTGCCTCCTCTTCCACTGTCTTTCTTACCTCATGACCTTTAGCCACAGCCTTAGTGGGGCTGCAGGATGGAATAGAGCTAAATATGTCTTCAATCCCATCTTTAAACATATACttcttaaatacatatttatggtCAAACAGGCCTGCTGTGCCCACTGGCCTCCCCTGCCTTCTGTAAATTTGCAACAGTCAGGTCACAGTCAGCCTGGGGGACGTCCCATGCTAAGGTCTTAGGTCGGAGTCAGGCACTGGCTTTTAGTGAGAAAGGCAGCCTGTAGCTGGTGAAGCCTGGATGGTGCCTGAAGGAGGAGCTGGAGGGTGAGGTCTGACTGGCCACTATGTTTGCTCCTCTGAGCCT from Homo sapiens chromosome 22, GRCh38.p14 Primary Assembly includes these protein-coding regions:
- the C22orf39 gene encoding synaptic plasticity regulator PANTS isoform 2 (isoform 2 is encoded by transcript variant 2); the encoded protein is MADGSGWQPPRPCEAYRAEWKLCRSARHFLHHYYVHGERPACEQWQRDLASCRDWEERRNAEAQVLSVVAHTCNLSYLGG
- the C22orf39 gene encoding synaptic plasticity regulator PANTS isoform 1 (isoform 1 is encoded by transcript variant 1) yields the protein MADGSGWQPPRPCEAYRAEWKLCRSARHFLHHYYVHGERPACEQWQRDLASCRDWEERRNAEAQQSLCESERARVRAARKHILVWAPRQSPPPDWHLPLPQEKDE